A single window of Anopheles moucheti chromosome 2, idAnoMoucSN_F20_07, whole genome shotgun sequence DNA harbors:
- the LOC128309336 gene encoding protein takeout-like — MAVRCLLVWSLLVIATASAAGVYERPSYILPCRRNDPEINKCIRNSLNFVKPYVSRGLPELKTPPLEPLRIEELAMENNAGAVRIKALFTDIVAQGAGNYTIKEVRSDLKKLRIDMSIAIPRVESRGKYEVIGNVLLLPVRSNGEFWTEFSDITAIAKIYGKAIERDGESFMGIDKINVDFTMKNARFKVKDHVNTQNVLGEAINQFLNQNANELIQEMRPAASQSIGKLFRKFLNDAFTNLPTRLWLLDD; from the exons CCTCATACATTCTGCCCTGCCGACGAAACGATCCAGAGATCAACAAATGCATCCGGAACTCGCTGAACTTCGTCAAACCGTACGTTTCGCGAGGTCTGCCAGAGCTCAAGACACCACCGCTCGAACCGCTGCGCATCGAGGAGCTGGCGATGGAAAACAATGCCGGTGCCGTGCGGATAAAGGCCCTGTTCACGGACATCGTGGCGCAAGGTGCCGGTAACTACACGATCAAGGAGGTGCGCAGCGATCTGAAGAAGCTACGCATTGACATGAGCATCGCCATTCCGCGGGTAGAGTCGCGCGGCAAGTACGAGGTGATCGGCAATGTACTGCTGCTTCCAGTGCGATCGAACGGCGAGTTCTGGACGGAGTTCT CTGACATCACCGCCATTGCCAAGATCTACGGTAAAGCTATCGAACGGGACGGAGAATCGTTTATGGGCATCGACAAGATCAATGTCGACTTTACGATGAAGAACGCTCGCTTCAAGGTGAAGGATCATGTTAACACGCAGAACGTGCTGG GCGAAGCAATCAACCAGTTCCTCAACCAGAACGCGAACGAACTGATCCAGGAGATGAGACCGGCGGCCTCCCAGAGCATTGGCAAGCTGTTCCGAAAGTTCTTGAACGATGCCTTCACCAACCTGCCGACGCGGTTGTGGCTGCTGGACGACTAG
- the LOC128310867 gene encoding MFS-type transporter SLC18B1-like, whose product MALDFTRRQWLTLMIMGLADFCNAICVSLQAPFFPNEAESKGATATEYGLVFGIFELVVFIISPIYGQYINRIGPKVLFNSGIFTTGTSAILFGLLDRVPGHVPFITLAFVIRIVEALGNAAFLTASFAIIAKEFPNNVATTFASLETCFGLGLIVGPMVGGALYAVGGYYLPFVVLGSALFVTAILTLCILPKHPNDQAPNREKSASLISVLKIPGVVVCALAICATSASIGFLSATMEPHLRQFDLSPILLGVVFVINGGVYALTAPVWGWGVDKFLNPKIVSAVGCFLVVGAFCMVGPASFIPLETNLTYVITGLVLHGLGIAAVLVSSFTDALNISIKKGLPDNIETYGLISGLWTSTFAFGAFVGPSVSGLLFDAIGFRASTVFIIGLQLVVGIITILFLCFERSPTPYKEISSVESLIKPATSSHDGDSHNETSVSRTSSLDITYRGNKSGFSGSQSSLIGSWRPSVNNLLISNSYQSKQGHWARSVTELETNTGTQYGTHYGSFDARPGYHDTMA is encoded by the exons ATGGCGTTAGACTTTACACGACGCCAGTGGCTGACACTGATGATTATGGGACTGGCCGACTTTTGCAATGCGATCTGCGTGAGCTTACAGGCACCATTCTTCCCGAACGAG GCTGAATCGAAAGGTGCGACGGCCACCGAGTACGGGCTCGTGTTCGGCATCTTCGAGCTGGTGGTATTCATCATCTCACCCATCTACGGCCAGTACATCAACCGTATCGGGCCGAAAGTATTATTCAACAGTGGCATCTTCACCACCGGCACCTCGGCCATCCTGTTCGGGTTGCTGGATCGCGTGCCGGGCCACGTGCCCTTCATAACGCTCGCGTTCGTGATACGCATCGTGGAGGCGCTTGGAAATGCCGCCTTTCTGACCGCATCGTTTGCCATCATTGCCAAAGAGTTCCCGAACAATGTCGCCACGACGTTCGCATCGTTGGAGACGTGCTTCGGACTGGGTTTGATCGTGGGACCGATGGTTGGTGGTGCGCTGTACGCCGTCGGTGGATACTATTTGCCGTTTGTCGTACTCGGTTCGGCACTGTTTGTGACGGCCATCCTGACGTTGTGCATTCTGCCGAAGCACCCGAACGATCAAGCACCGAACCGGGAAAAGTCCGCCTCGCTGATCTCGGTGCTGAAGATACCGGGTGTGGTCGTCTGTGCGCTTGCCATCTGTGCGACCAGCGCATCGATCGGGTTCCTCAGTGCGACCATGGAGCCTCACCTGCGACAGTTCGACCTCAGTCCCATTCTGCTTG GTGTCGTGTTCGTCATCAACGGAGGAGTGTACGCATTGACCGCTCCGGTCTGGGGTTGGGGTGTGGACAAGTTCCTCAACCCGAAAATTGTCTCCGCCGTGGGATGCTTCCTGGTCGTCGGAGCGTTCTGCATGGTCGGACCCGCGTCGTTCATCCCGCTCGAAAC GAATCTGACATACGTCATTACCGGACTGGTGCTACATGGACTAGGGATTGCTGCGGTGCTTGTTTCCAGCTTCACAGACGCACTAAACATCTCGAT CAAAAAAGGACTTCCAGACAACATTGAAACGTACGGACTCATATCTGGCCTGTGGACGTCGACGTTCGCATTCGGTGCGTTCGTAGGACCGTCCGTCAGCGGGCTGCTGTTTGATGCAATTGGTTTCCGTGCTTCGACCGTGTTTATTATCGGGCTGCAGCTTGTTGTCGGCATCATCACCATACTGTTCCTCTGCTTCGAGCGTTCCCCAACGCCGTACAAAGAAATTTCATCCGTCGAGTCACTGATCAAGCCCGCCACAAGCTCACATGATGGTGATTCGCACAACGAGACTAGCGTCAGCCGCACCAGCAGTCTTGACATCACCTACCGGGG TAACAAATCGGGATTCTCCGGCAGTCAGAGTTCACTCATCGGTTCCTGGCGCCCGTCGGTAAACAATCTGCTAATCAGCAACAGCTATCAAAGCAAACAAGGACACTGGGCACGTTCCGTCACGGA GTTAGAGACGAATACTGGCACACAGTACGGTACACACTACGGAAGCTTTGACGCCCGACCCGGTTATCACGATACGATGGCTTAA